The Nostoc sp. 'Peltigera membranacea cyanobiont' N6 genome contains the following window.
ATATTAATCTCAAATTATGGTATCGTAATTGGAGTTTAGCGATTCTCCACCATTGGTGGAATGAAATTGCTGGATCAGAATAATCTGTTTCTACAATGTTCTATCAATGGAAAAGAAGATAGATAGATATATCCGATTAACTAAACAAGGATTGACTGATTATAAATGGTCATTATACTATTTTCAAATGACGATCTTAAATCCCAATCTGCGGAGGTTAATCGCATATTTATTTTCCTGTTTTCTTCCCAAAACTCGTAATCGTAAAATTGATATTGAAACAAGAAAAAATATCCAATCTTTGCAAGAAGATGGATTAGTTGTTTTGGATAAGTTTGTGACAGATACTCAAATTCAAGAAATTAGATTGTACCTGTCTACAAAGCTATGCATCGATCGGCATCGTCCAGGAAATGGGAAGTTTATCGCACCCAGATTCGCTCATAAATCTTCTATTCATGCTTATTATACACCAGAGGATATTGTCGATACTCCACATCTATTGGAACTTGCAAACGAAACAAGGGTTTTAAGCATAGTAGAGAATATATTTGGAGCAAAACCAACAATTTCTTTGATGCAGATTTGGTGGTTATTATCTGGCTTTGATGTTCAAGAAAATTTAAATGAACGATATTTTACACATCCCGGAGAATTTCATCGAGACCTTGATGATTGGTCAGAAATTAAGTTGTTTATATATTTAACTGATGTAGATGAAAGTTCTGGGCCTCATGCATTTATAAAAAAATCTCATACATGGTTACTACCACCGAGAACGAGAGATGTAGATATTGATGATAATCCTAATTTTCCTATAGAAAATAACTTAATAAAACTTACTGGTGAGGCAGGCTTCGCTTGGCTTGAGAATAGCTATGTACTCCACCGCTCTATTATTCCTAAAAACAAGCATCGGTTGATTGTAGCAGTTACTTACACCTTGTTTCCATTACCATTAGGGCCGAAAAAGCCTTTAAGATCGTATCCCAAACCCCATCAATTTAATACCTACACCAATAGAATCTACTTAAAATAATACTAATTTAGTATGGCTCATTCTCGTTATATAAATCATTCACAATAAAGTTATTGTATTGAATTTTTTATTTATTTAAAATATTACGTACTAAGAGTTAATTTTTTGTTAGCTTATAACTATCTAGTTATTTCTACCCTACTGTACTAGTTCAAAACCTTAAAGTTTTGGATAAACATTACATGAAAATTCTGCATATTATTCCTTCAGTAGCATCAGTGCGAGGTGGGCCAAGTCAAGCAGTATTAGAAACAGTTAAAGCACTGCGAAATCAAGGGGTTGCAGCAGAAATTGTAACCACTAATGATAATGGCAATAATTTACTCGATGTACCTCTTGGCAAACCTATAGAGTATAAGCAAGTACCAGTTCAGTTTTTTTCGCGCTTTTCTCCTAAAGTTACGTCCATAAGAGAATTTGCATTTTCTAGTCAGCTAACTACATGGTTGTGGCAAAATGCTAAAAAGTATGACTTGTTACACATCCATGCTATTTTCTCCTATGCTTCTACGGTGGCAATGGCGATCGCTCGTTTTCAAGGCATTCCTTACATTGTTCGCCCACTAGGACAACTGTGCGAATGGTCACTTCAGCAAAGTGCTCGCAGAAAACAAATTTATCTCAACTTGATCGAACGGTCAAACCTCAATCACTCTCAGGCGCTTCATCTTACCTCTGAACAAGAACAGCAAGAAGTTTCTCGTTTAGCTCTGAGTCCCCCTACTTTTGTTCTACCTCACGGACTCTCTATTCCTCCTGCTATCCCCAATGCTCGTTCTCGACTTCGGGAACATTTGCAAGTCCCAGCAGATGAACCAATAATTTTATTTTTATCACGCTTGCACCCCAAAAAAGGACTAGATTATCTCATCCCCGCCTTGGGGAAACTCACTAATTACCGTTTCACCTTTGTGATTGCAGGTAGTGGTTCCAAAGAGTACGAAGCGGAAATTGAGTCTCTGATCGTCTCAAATGGGATGCGCGATCGCACCCATTTTGCTGGATTTGTGACTGGAGAGGAAAAAAACCTTTTCATTCAAGGGTCAGATATATTTGCCTTGACATCCTACGCCGAGAACTTCGGCATAGCAGTTTTAGAGGCTTTAGCTGTTGGTATTCCGGTTGTTGTTACTCCTGGTGTTGCTTTAGCTGCTGTTGTTCAACAAAACAAACTTGGTTACGTTCCCGAATTGGATGTGCAGGCGATCGCCGAAGCTGTTGATTGTTATTTGAGCCATCCTCAAGCAATTAAGGATATGGGCGATCGCGCCCGTAAACTAGTTTTGGAGAACTATACCTGGAATCATATTGCGGAAAATCTAATGGAGATATATACGAAACTTATTAAGCAACAATTACTATCTCAAACACTAATTTAGTATTATACCGACCTACTTAAATAAACTTAAATGATTTATGGCATCTATGCTAGAGAGAATTACTCCTCTCATTCTCACTTACAACGAATTCCCAAATATTCATCGTGCCATCGAGCGCCTGACTTGGGCAAAGGAGATTATTGTTATTGATAGCTATAGTACAGATAAAACTATAGAAATTCTCCACTCCTATCCACAAGTTAAAGTATTTCAACGTAAATTTGATACTCATGCTACACAGTGGAACTACGGCTTAGAAAAAATTAAATCATCATGGGTGCTTTCTTTGGACGCAGATTATATCCTCACTGATGAGTTAATTTCTGAAATCGCAGCTTTACCAATTGATGGAGAGATTGACGGCTATTTTACCAAGTTTAAGTACTGTATATTTGGTAAGCCACTGCGTGGGACTATACTTCCCCCCCGTCAAACTCTGTTTCGGAAAAACAAAGCTATCTACATAGATGATGGGCATACACAGGTTTTGCAACTTACGGGTAAGTCTGCTGAACTGTCTACTTGTATTCATCACGACGATCGCAAACCCCTAAGCCGTTGGCTGTGGGCACAGGATCGCTATATGGCGATCGAAGCTAAAAAACTACAAGAGACTCCAGAAAGCGAACTTAGTTTTAGCGATCGCATCCGTAAACAAAAAATCCTCGCTCCCTTTATCATCTTAATTTACTGTCTGATCCTGAAAGGCGGTATTCTAGACGGCTGGCATGGTTGGTACTATGCATTTCAGCGAATGCTAGCAGAAACTCTTTTGGCAATTCGTCTATTTGAGTATGGAAAATTGTAGAGACGCGATTAATCGCATCTCTACTGCTTATAAAAATGCGGCTACTCTACAAAGACGCTTAACTTGCTTATGTAAAAATAATGTTCAAAATCCGTCTTATTGGCGCACCCAAACTCACAAAAATGACTCAGAAAAGTTTTAGACTATTAGATAAACTCTCTATAGCTGAAATCAAACGTGGTAGCAAACTCTCTATAGGGCTAGATTTTTTAAGAGCGATCGCAACTATCGAAGTTGTTATTAGTCATCTCAGAAACTTATACTTTGTTGACTATGACCAGATTTCCATTCAAAATAATCTTTTTGTCAGATTTTTCTATTTTATAACTGGCTTTGCTCATCAAGCTGTTATTACTTTCTTTGTTCTCAGTGGTTTGTTGATTGGTAACTCAGTTTTCAAGAAGTTACAACAACATAAATTTACTTGGAAATCATATCTGATAGCTCGTCTATCACGACTGTGGATTGTTCTAATTCCAGCACTACTCCTTGGTCTTACTTGGGATCTAGTAGGTAACTTCCTCAGTCAAGGACAGTCTATTGTTTATTCAGGCGCTCTGGGCACAAATATTATTCCTCAACCAGTTGTAAATAGTATCAGCCCCTCTATCTTTCTGGGTAATCTATTTTTCCTACAAAATATTTACTTTCCTACGTTAGGGTCAAATGCAGCACTATGGAGTCTAAGCCACGAGTTATGGTACTATATAACCTTTCCAGTTATGATGTTGTTAGTTATCGATTTTCCAAAATTTAATCAATGTCTCATTTGGATAACTGTTTTATTATTCTTACTTTTTGGAATGAAACTTAGGAGTGATGAAGGATTCTTAGTATGGTTATTTGGAAGCTTACCTTTATTAATTTCCCCAAATAAAAAATTATCACAACAACATCAGTCATATTTTTTATTATCCGCATATAGTTTGGCGATCGTGACTCTGATAGCAATTAGAATTAACGTCATTAATAGCCATGCTGATTTAATTTTAGGGATTGTTGTTTCTGTTCTCGTCCTGGCAATGTCTCTCCAGCAAGGAAAAGAAAATCTAAATATGATTACTAGAGTTTCACTCTGGATTTCTGAGTTTTCATACACCATTTATTTGACACATGTCCCATTTTTAATATTTATTCTATCTTTTGTAATTAAAAATGAAAGATGGCAACCTGATACTCAGCACCTTTTTTATATTTTGATCCTATTAATAATAACTCTATTTTATGCGAGAATCGTATACTTGTTAACTGAGAGATATACACCTCAACTCAGAGACTACTTAAAAATCGCTCTTTCCAAAACAAGCTCATTCTAGGAATTATCCACTTGCGTTGCCTTTATTGAAAAGATTATCCTATGATTTTGAAGAAACTATGTAATGAATTTTGACTAATTAAAATATTTCAAGCGCTGTTTGCCTATAACAATAATTCCATACCCTTGGTGGAATCCGATCGATTTAAATATTTCAGCCAATCAAACTTTAACTTAATCTTATGAATATTCTCGGAATTAATGCTTACCACGGTGATGCTTCAGCTTGTCTCGTCCAAGATGGCCAACTGATTGCCGCAGTTGAAGAAGAACGGTTTAATAGAGTCAAACATTGGGCAGGATTTCCCGCAGAATCTATTCGCTATTGCTTAAAAGTTGGTGGTATTAGTGCAGCAGACTTAGATCATGTGGCGGTATCTTTTAACCCCAAAGCTAATCTAAATCGTAAGCTCCTTTTTACTCTCCAACAACGTCCTTCCTTATCATCACTTTTAGATCGGTTTAATAAACAAAGTAAATCTACAAGTCTTAAGCAACAGTTAGCAGAAGCTTGTTATTCTACACCTGAAGATATTCGGGCTACAATCCATAACCTGGAACACCATACAACTCACCTAGCCAGTGCCTTTTTCATTTCACCCTTTGAAAAAGCAGCAATCTTATCTATTGATGGGATGGGAGACTTTGTGAGTACTTTAGCTGCTGCTGGTGAAGGGAATCGTTTAGAGTACTTCGATCGCACTCACTATCCTCACTCCATCGGTTATCTTTACAATGCCATCACCCTTTATTTAGGCTTTCCCGCTTATGGAGATGAATATAAGGTGATGGGATTAGCGCCTTATGGAGAACCAGAATATTTGGAAGCGTTTCGGCGAATTATTTATCCGAAAGGTGATAGTTTTGAGTTGAATTTAGATTACTTCACTCACCATGAGCAAGGTATTGCCATGAAGTGGGAAGATGGAGCGCCGATTGTTGAACCTTTTCACAGCCCAGAGCTAGAGAAATTATTGGGGCCGGCGCGAAATTCTAAATCAGAAGTTACCCAAAAACATCAAAACATTGCTGCTTCTGTGCAAGCGGTGACAGAAGAGATTGTTTTTCATTTAATTAATCGACTGAGCGATCGCTACAAGAGTGAAAATCTCTGTTTAGCGGGTGGTGTGGCAATGAATTCTGTCACAAATGGCAAGATTACTCAAAATACTCCCTTTAAGAATATCTATATTCCAGTGGGTGCTGCTGACAATGGTACATCAATTGGGGCAGCCTTCTTTATCTGGAATCATCTACTCAAGCAGCCACGTAATTTTGTTTTAGATCATGCTTATTGGGGTTCGGAATTTACTGATGAAGAATGCTTACTAGCATTGCAAGCGCACGATTTACAACCTCAAATCCGAGAGCGAGAAGCACTGCTACACCATGTTGTTGACGCGCTTTGTGAAGGTAAAGTAGTCGGTTGGTTCCAAGGAAGAATGGAGTTTGCTGCTAGGGCTTTGGGTAACAGATCCCTCCTCGCCGATCCGCGCCGTGCTGATATGCGGGATATTATCAACCTGAAAATCAAATTCCGGGAAAAGTTTCGTCCCTTTGCTCCCAGCATTTTGGAAGAACGGGTAGGCGAATTCTTTGAGGTTGATGAACCAGCGCCATTTATGGAAAAAGTCTTCAAAATTCGCCCTGAAAAAAGAGAGCAAATTCCAGCTGTTACCCATGTTGATGGTACTGGCCGCTTACAAAGTGTGAGTCGTCAAACTAATCCCCTTTATTGGGATTTGATTAATACCTTTGCTCAACGGACTGGTATTCCCATCGTTTTAAATACGTCTCTCAACGAAAATGAACCGATTGTTCGCACACCTACAGAAGCCATTCAGTGCTTCTTGAGAACTCACATGGATGCATTGGTTTTGGGTTCCTATTATGTAGAACGCAAAGATATTAAATCAGAATCTAGGGTATAGGTGAAGCGATCGCGCATTCACGAGCAACAAGATTCCCGGCTGATCGAAGAAGTCGGGAATCTGCGGGTTACAATTCTTACAAACCAAATTAATAAATTAAGGCACTGACATTGTTACGGTCTGTTTCTAAATGAAGGTATAAATTATAGCAAAATATAATATTAAAGTTTCCGTAAAAGGAATTACAAATATCTTAAAGATATAAAGAATCCTAAGTAAGATAGGAATTACACTTGATCTAGAGTGTAAAAATCTTAAAGAAAGAAATTTTCTTTTTATAATGCTTATGGATTTAATAGTTGAAGATTTAGCCGTAATTGATGATAAACTTTCCCAGCGTCATATTGACCTCGATCCCGGTGGATATTTCATTATTTACTTAGATAAAGACGCAGGGTTAATTTATGCCAAGCATTTTACAAATGTGATTGATGAGCGTGGTTTAGCTATCGATCCAGAAACAGGGAAGGTAATTCCGGCGCGAGAAAAGGTAGAACGAACTTACACAACGGTTTTTAGCGCGAGGACAGCGAAAGAACTTTGCGTGAAGATTTTTGAAGAAACTCAGCCCTCTCCTGTGACTCAATTAGATCATGCAGCTTATTTGGGTCGAGAATTTGTCCGGGCTGAGGTGGCTTTAGTCACAGGACAAGAGTATGTTCAAGACTAAAGATTAAAGTTAGGAGTTAAAAGTTAATAGTTAGAAACTCCTAACTCCTCACTCTCCCATTACCCATCAGATGATGGCTGATTTATCTGATAGATATAGTAAGTCGCCATTGGGATAACGGTGGCGGCAATTAACAATCCTACAACCCAAGCAGTAGCGTTACCTTGGTTAGTTTCTTCTGCTTTCTTGTAGGTTCCTTCTACCTGCACATTGTCAGTGATTTTGGGTGGACCTGGATCGGCTTTTCCAGAGAGGACGGCGACAAGGCGATCGCTTGCATCGAGAAATGCCTGATTGTATTTGTTACCATTGCGTAAGGGCACACTTACCGTTTCAGTAGCTACACTCGCAGCAATAGAGTCAGTAAGTATTGGTTTGACTTTATCCCCAGTAATAATGGCAGTACCATTGGTAACTGTATCAATAACCAATAAAGTTTGATTAGCTTGGGCTTCTTTTGTGGGAAACCATTTTTCAAACAACTCTTTGGTGAAGCTTTCTGGTGTTTCACCGTAGTCGAGGCGGCGAACAGTCACAATTCTAACTTCTTTGTCTGTTTGCTTTGCTAAATCCTCGAAAGCGCTGCTAATCTTACCTTCATTCAGACGGCTGATGACTTCACTTCGATCCAAAACCCAGGTGTTATTTCCTGCTGTGAGGTTGGGTATTTGATACACACCTGTGGCTAAAGCAGGTGCGGCAAACAGCGAAGCTGCTAAAATAACCGTCACCAATGGTAAAATCAGCCGGATGAGGTGTTTTTGACTGCTAAATACTTGTTTGAGGAGCTGTTTCATCGTGCGATCCCTAAGACAGACTTGCACCAAAAATACTACAGAATCACTGCAAAAATCACTCTTCCCGGTTTTCTCCAGTATGAAATTTCTGTTACTGTCAGCAGATATACATTGTTTCGGGATTTTTTTGATTGCACAAACTTGTTCTGAGGGCGGTTACAAGCATTAAATTGACAAGAAATACCGCCCATTTTGAGAATTAACCCAAATGTTTAGGGCGGAATTTGCAAACCATCTAGAAATGATATCATGTGCAGCAAATCACCCATAATATTAATATTGAGTGCATTATTGGTGCAATCGCAATGCCAAAATGAGTGACAATCGAGTCACATCTTAGCTTAGAAGAGTTGAAGAACGGTTATTGCCAAGCCAAAGAGCAAGTATAGGTGGTTTAACCAACTTTTATTGGTCATCTGAACTCGCTACTTAATTATAAGTAATCAAACGGACATCATATTTATCATCAAATGTTAGCCTTAGTAATCAACATAAAATTGCTTAACCTATCATCAATCAAAAGATGAGTAATTTTCTTGGGGCAATATCATAAGTCAGGTGCTTTTCAAGACTACGATAAAGCAAAATCTCTTAGCTCATCTGAAACCATTATCCCCAAAGATGAACACGGTTTTTATGCAAGAGGTATTGCTTGTGTTCGATTAAGAGATAAAATTGGAGCAATGAAGAACTTTCAGATAGCGGAAGCTCTTTGCTTAGAACATGGAAATGCTAAACTTTTACAACAAATTAGGGAAGAGGTTAAAAAAATTTCAGACGGATACTAAATAGACATCTGAAAAAAATTAGGTTTTTGCCTAGACAGGACAAAGTTTTGAGATTAATTTACGAAAATGTCTAATATTTTTGGCAGAATCAAGCATATTTTTTCATATATCTGCAAGTAGCTTTTTCTGATGTATCAATTGATGGGTGATATGTGCATTTTCTTGATATTTTAGCTAAATATATACATGACCATAATTTTAACTAACGACGATGGTATTGATGCCCCCGGTATAAAAGCTTTAATCAAAGCTGTAAACGGCAAGAATTTTATTATCGCGGCTCCTCTCGATCATCAGTCTGGGTGTGGACATCAAGTTACTACCACTCGTGCTATCAAACTTCAACGACGTTCTGAGACTGAATATGCGATCGCAGGTACTCCCGCTGATTGTATAAGAATTGCTATTTCACAAATTAGCGCAGATGTCAAGTTTGTGCTTTCAGGTATCAATGCTGGGGGAAACTTGGGAGTCGATGCCTACATTTCTGGCACAGTGGCGGCTGTGCGGGAAGCCGCAATGCACGGTATTCCCGGAATTGCTATTTCTCACTATCGCAAAGCCAAGCAGAATTTTGATTGGGATATAGCCACTAAATTAACAGTTGAAGTTTTAGCCGACTTACTCAAGCGTCCCCTAGAACCGGGAAGCTTTTGGAATGTGAACCTACCGCATCTGCAACCAGGAGAAGCAGAACCGGAAATGGTATTTTGCCAAGCCTGTACCAAACCTTTACCCGTGAACTATCGAGTTGAAGGCGATGATTTTTATTATGTAGGCGAATATGGCAAACGCGATCGCACTCCCGGAAGCGATGTGGATGTATGTTTTTCTGGCAATATCGCGGTAACTCAGTTAAAGGTTTGACGATTGAATCCAAAATCCCAAATTGCTATTGGTCATCTAATGCTTGAATTAAGGACATAAACCGATCTACAGTTTGTGTCATTGGGGAGAGCTTGTAAGATTATAATTTTATGGCTATTGTTTTATCCAGTCACAATTTTTAAGGTTTTGAAATCTGGTAAAGTTTCAGTGGCGCTGAATACTGATTTCAAAAAAAGGAGAAAAATATGCAGTTTCTCAAAATTGCTCTTGTTACTCTTGTGTTGATGGTGAACCTGGTAATTGCTCAACCCTCTTGGGCTGGTAAGGATTTTACCAAAGGGGCTGACTATACTGAGGTAACTCAGGCACTCAATCAGCTTCTAACTGTAAAGGATACACCTGAGCAAGCTGGCTATACACCTGAGCAATTCCAGCAGCGACTGGCACAATTGCAGTCTCAGAAAAGTGTCATAGAAACAGCTAGAAAGCGGGCGCAGTGCCGCAATGAAACTGGAAATACATTGGCTGTCTATGCCAATAAACCAAAAAAATCTCCAACCCAACTCTACTTTCTAGGCGCAGGAACAATCACTGATGATGATTGGGATTGTGATGGCATTTACTTACCCGCAGGTTCTCAAGTGGTTCTAGGCCCGAACGTTCAACCACAAAAACTGACTGAACCAATCGCCGTCAAGTTTGTCGATGGTACACAGTCTATTGCTAGAACTAATCCAGCCACTGGTGTAATTGAATTGAATGTTGAACCTGCCAAAGTATTCAAAGCTGGTGAGAGTAGCTGGTTGCTCCCCACTTTCTCCCAAGCAGAGATTGATACGCAAATTCCTACCCCACAACTCATTGACTAATCTTAATCTAGATAATTCTAATTTCCCCTTAATAGGGGAAATTAGGAAAATACAACAAATATTTGATACATCACTAACAACTTTTAAAACATCCTCTAAAAGAAAATTTTCAAACATTGAACAATCAGCTTTTA
Protein-coding sequences here:
- a CDS encoding phytanoyl-CoA dioxygenase family protein, with amino-acid sequence MTILNPNLRRLIAYLFSCFLPKTRNRKIDIETRKNIQSLQEDGLVVLDKFVTDTQIQEIRLYLSTKLCIDRHRPGNGKFIAPRFAHKSSIHAYYTPEDIVDTPHLLELANETRVLSIVENIFGAKPTISLMQIWWLLSGFDVQENLNERYFTHPGEFHRDLDDWSEIKLFIYLTDVDESSGPHAFIKKSHTWLLPPRTRDVDIDDNPNFPIENNLIKLTGEAGFAWLENSYVLHRSIIPKNKHRLIVAVTYTLFPLPLGPKKPLRSYPKPHQFNTYTNRIYLK
- a CDS encoding acyltransferase family protein, with protein sequence MFKIRLIGAPKLTKMTQKSFRLLDKLSIAEIKRGSKLSIGLDFLRAIATIEVVISHLRNLYFVDYDQISIQNNLFVRFFYFITGFAHQAVITFFVLSGLLIGNSVFKKLQQHKFTWKSYLIARLSRLWIVLIPALLLGLTWDLVGNFLSQGQSIVYSGALGTNIIPQPVVNSISPSIFLGNLFFLQNIYFPTLGSNAALWSLSHELWYYITFPVMMLLVIDFPKFNQCLIWITVLLFLLFGMKLRSDEGFLVWLFGSLPLLISPNKKLSQQHQSYFLLSAYSLAIVTLIAIRINVINSHADLILGIVVSVLVLAMSLQQGKENLNMITRVSLWISEFSYTIYLTHVPFLIFILSFVIKNERWQPDTQHLFYILILLIITLFYARIVYLLTERYTPQLRDYLKIALSKTSSF
- a CDS encoding glycosyltransferase — translated: MKILHIIPSVASVRGGPSQAVLETVKALRNQGVAAEIVTTNDNGNNLLDVPLGKPIEYKQVPVQFFSRFSPKVTSIREFAFSSQLTTWLWQNAKKYDLLHIHAIFSYASTVAMAIARFQGIPYIVRPLGQLCEWSLQQSARRKQIYLNLIERSNLNHSQALHLTSEQEQQEVSRLALSPPTFVLPHGLSIPPAIPNARSRLREHLQVPADEPIILFLSRLHPKKGLDYLIPALGKLTNYRFTFVIAGSGSKEYEAEIESLIVSNGMRDRTHFAGFVTGEEKNLFIQGSDIFALTSYAENFGIAVLEALAVGIPVVVTPGVALAAVVQQNKLGYVPELDVQAIAEAVDCYLSHPQAIKDMGDRARKLVLENYTWNHIAENLMEIYTKLIKQQLLSQTLI
- a CDS encoding carbamoyltransferase family protein; the protein is MNILGINAYHGDASACLVQDGQLIAAVEEERFNRVKHWAGFPAESIRYCLKVGGISAADLDHVAVSFNPKANLNRKLLFTLQQRPSLSSLLDRFNKQSKSTSLKQQLAEACYSTPEDIRATIHNLEHHTTHLASAFFISPFEKAAILSIDGMGDFVSTLAAAGEGNRLEYFDRTHYPHSIGYLYNAITLYLGFPAYGDEYKVMGLAPYGEPEYLEAFRRIIYPKGDSFELNLDYFTHHEQGIAMKWEDGAPIVEPFHSPELEKLLGPARNSKSEVTQKHQNIAASVQAVTEEIVFHLINRLSDRYKSENLCLAGGVAMNSVTNGKITQNTPFKNIYIPVGAADNGTSIGAAFFIWNHLLKQPRNFVLDHAYWGSEFTDEECLLALQAHDLQPQIREREALLHHVVDALCEGKVVGWFQGRMEFAARALGNRSLLADPRRADMRDIINLKIKFREKFRPFAPSILEERVGEFFEVDEPAPFMEKVFKIRPEKREQIPAVTHVDGTGRLQSVSRQTNPLYWDLINTFAQRTGIPIVLNTSLNENEPIVRTPTEAIQCFLRTHMDALVLGSYYVERKDIKSESRV
- a CDS encoding glycosyltransferase family 2 protein translates to MLERITPLILTYNEFPNIHRAIERLTWAKEIIVIDSYSTDKTIEILHSYPQVKVFQRKFDTHATQWNYGLEKIKSSWVLSLDADYILTDELISEIAALPIDGEIDGYFTKFKYCIFGKPLRGTILPPRQTLFRKNKAIYIDDGHTQVLQLTGKSAELSTCIHHDDRKPLSRWLWAQDRYMAIEAKKLQETPESELSFSDRIRKQKILAPFIILIYCLILKGGILDGWHGWYYAFQRMLAETLLAIRLFEYGKL
- the surE gene encoding 5'/3'-nucleotidase SurE; translated protein: MTIILTNDDGIDAPGIKALIKAVNGKNFIIAAPLDHQSGCGHQVTTTRAIKLQRRSETEYAIAGTPADCIRIAISQISADVKFVLSGINAGGNLGVDAYISGTVAAVREAAMHGIPGIAISHYRKAKQNFDWDIATKLTVEVLADLLKRPLEPGSFWNVNLPHLQPGEAEPEMVFCQACTKPLPVNYRVEGDDFYYVGEYGKRDRTPGSDVDVCFSGNIAVTQLKV
- a CDS encoding DUF4346 domain-containing protein is translated as MDLIVEDLAVIDDKLSQRHIDLDPGGYFIIYLDKDAGLIYAKHFTNVIDERGLAIDPETGKVIPAREKVERTYTTVFSARTAKELCVKIFEETQPSPVTQLDHAAYLGREFVRAEVALVTGQEYVQD
- the psb32 gene encoding photosystem II repair protein Psb32 gives rise to the protein MKQLLKQVFSSQKHLIRLILPLVTVILAASLFAAPALATGVYQIPNLTAGNNTWVLDRSEVISRLNEGKISSAFEDLAKQTDKEVRIVTVRRLDYGETPESFTKELFEKWFPTKEAQANQTLLVIDTVTNGTAIITGDKVKPILTDSIAASVATETVSVPLRNGNKYNQAFLDASDRLVAVLSGKADPGPPKITDNVQVEGTYKKAEETNQGNATAWVVGLLIAATVIPMATYYIYQINQPSSDG